The Astatotilapia calliptera chromosome 17, fAstCal1.2, whole genome shotgun sequence genome has a segment encoding these proteins:
- the tmem125a gene encoding transmembrane protein 125 — protein MPELDNLPPAREARSPELGLNGPADPAQIQHSILEEQVELWWFRDPGKSFLCYCVAVILILGCGLGGVGLLSTTTSVSSEWRLGTGTALCLLALGVLLKQLLSSAVQDMNCVRSRQRIDMLKSGGLSDLLVVLITGLSLLICGGVLLHLALANRMPKPGQALNDMYISGVVLLAGGGAAVVGVGIYSVVVILLERTRHGRRFVDRVLHIFTVSGHMDRHARRETTSSLANLI, from the coding sequence ATGCCGGAGCTGGACAACCTTCCCCCCGCAAGGGAAGCCAGGAGTCCTGAACTGGGCCTTAATGGTCCAGCAGACCCAGCACAGATTCAGCACAGCATCCTAGAGGAACAAGTGGAGCTGTGGTGGTTCAGAGATCCTGGGAAGTCTTTCCTCTGCTACTGTGTCGCTGTGATTCTCATCCTGGGTTGCGGACTTGGGGGCGTCGGCCTTCTTTCGACTACCACCAGCGTCTCGAGTGAGTGGCGGCTCGGCACGGGCACAGCTTTGTGCCTGCTAGCCTTGGGAGTCCTGCTCAAACAACTTCTCAGCTCAGCTGTGCAGGACATGAATTGCGTTCGGAGCCGACAGCGGATCGACATGCTAAAGAGCGGTGGTTTATCGGACCTTCTAGTGGTTTTAATTACCGGGCTGTCACTGTTGATTTGTGGAGGGGTTCTACTGCATCTGGCCCTTGCCAACCGTATGCCAAAGCCTGGCCAAGCCCTTAATGACATGTACATTTCTGGAGTGGTTTTGCTGGCTGGAGgtggagctgcagttgtggGTGTTGGGATATACTCTGTAGTGGTGATCCTTCTTGAGAGGACGAGGCACGGACGGCGGTTTGTAGACCGGGTTTTGCACATCTTCACTGTTTCAGGACATATGGACCGTCACGCTCGAAGAGAGACTACCTCCAGTTTGGCTAACCTTATATGA